Proteins encoded by one window of Candidatus Sumerlaea chitinivorans:
- a CDS encoding Deoxyhypusine synthase — MKKRLLRGRVIDPPPVGPGWKVADLVDECFLAYNAARLREAAQLLVTKCLNEDVTIGMTLTGALTPAGLGVSCIIPLIEAGFVDWIISTGANLYHDTHFGLGLPLHVGRPNVDDVTLRKEGVVRIYDILFDYNVLLRTDEFFRRIFDAPEFQRTMGTAEFHYLCGKYIAERERVLGQKKRSLLSVAYEYGVPVYTSSPGDSSIGMNIAEKYFTGSKLRIDPIYDVNETTAIVLATKRGGGKSAVWILGGGSPKNFALQTEPQIQEVLKIDEKGHDYFIQITDARPDTGGLSGATPSEAVSWGKIDPAQLPDTVVCYCDSTIALPLLTAYALERHAPRRHKRLYERRGEFMQLLEREFHLAQKREARRKKRIKK; from the coding sequence ATGAAAAAGCGTCTACTCCGTGGCCGCGTGATAGATCCGCCCCCGGTGGGACCCGGATGGAAAGTTGCGGACCTGGTCGACGAATGCTTCTTGGCATACAATGCGGCCCGGCTGCGAGAGGCAGCGCAACTCTTGGTAACAAAGTGTCTCAATGAGGATGTGACGATCGGTATGACCCTGACGGGAGCGCTGACGCCCGCGGGTTTAGGTGTGTCATGCATTATCCCCCTGATTGAGGCGGGCTTTGTGGACTGGATCATCTCCACCGGCGCAAACCTTTACCACGATACCCATTTCGGTCTGGGCCTCCCCCTTCATGTTGGCCGTCCCAATGTGGACGATGTTACGCTTCGTAAGGAAGGTGTGGTGAGGATCTATGACATCTTATTCGACTACAATGTCTTGCTCCGCACGGACGAGTTTTTCCGGCGGATTTTCGATGCGCCTGAGTTTCAGCGAACGATGGGGACAGCTGAGTTTCACTACTTGTGTGGCAAATACATTGCCGAGCGGGAACGAGTTTTAGGGCAAAAGAAACGGTCGCTTCTTTCAGTGGCGTATGAGTACGGCGTGCCCGTGTACACGTCCTCGCCCGGCGATAGTTCCATCGGCATGAATATCGCAGAGAAGTACTTTACCGGCAGCAAACTGCGGATTGATCCAATCTATGACGTGAATGAGACAACCGCAATCGTTTTGGCGACAAAACGCGGGGGAGGCAAAAGTGCAGTGTGGATCCTTGGAGGAGGATCACCTAAAAACTTTGCACTCCAGACGGAACCTCAAATCCAAGAAGTCCTGAAAATTGATGAGAAAGGCCACGATTATTTCATTCAGATAACTGACGCGCGACCCGATACTGGAGGTCTAAGCGGGGCTACGCCAAGCGAAGCCGTAAGTTGGGGTAAGATCGACCCCGCCCAGCTCCCAGATACAGTGGTATGCTATTGCGACTCGACGATTGCTTTGCCGTTGCTCACGGCTTATGCACTTGAGCGTCATGCCCCTCGACGGCACAAACGGCTGTATGAGCGAAGGGGGGAATTCATGCAACTTCTGGAACGTGAATTCCACCTTGCCCAAAAACGCGAAGCGAGACGCAAGAAACGCATAAAGAAGTAA